The Triticum aestivum cultivar Chinese Spring chromosome 7B, IWGSC CS RefSeq v2.1, whole genome shotgun sequence genome window below encodes:
- the LOC123158267 gene encoding uncharacterized protein — protein sequence MCKKKPKAVRLKLNFDGSSKYGESRYASVGAFGGVFRDLEGRFVLGYAGRIGNATSSVAELVALKRGLELALQNEWRDICIEGDCKAAVEAITSRVRVRASKDKEQFRAITAMLPRLRKVTVTHVGRKRNTVADSFAELGHEAGPQRVWRGVPPPEVLLHLRRDAELRMQIKVKRKIVK from the coding sequence ATGTGTAAGAAGAAGCCTAAGGCGGTCCGGCTGAAACTGAATTTCGACGGCTCGTCCAAGTACGGCGAGTCCAGGTATGCCAGCGTCGGGGCATTCGGCGGTGTGTTTCGAGATCTGGAAGGCAGGTTTGTCCTGGGCTACGCGGGACGGATCGGCAATGCGACGAGCTCCGTTGCTGAGCTGGTCGCGCTCAAGCGCGGCCTCGAGCTGGCTCTGCAGAACGAGTGGCGCGACATCTGTATCGAGGGCGACTGCAAGGCCGCGGTTGAAGCGATCACGAGCCGCGTGCGTGTCCGTGCGAGCAAGGACAAGGAGCAGTTCAGGGCGATCACCGCGATGCTCCCGCGGCTCAGGAAAGTCACCGTGACGCATGTGGGCCGGAAACGCAACACGGTGGCGGACAGCTTCGCCGAGCTCGGCCACGAGGCGGGGCCGCAGCGGGTGTGGCGCGGCGTTCCTCCTCCAGAGGTACTCCTGCACCTTCGGCGAGATGCAGAGTTGCGAATGCAGATTAAGGTAAAGAGGAAGATAGTGAAGTGA